The following DNA comes from Ricinus communis isolate WT05 ecotype wild-type chromosome 10, ASM1957865v1, whole genome shotgun sequence.
TGATCTTGTTTGGATTGAGCTAACATTTTTTTCCCCTTGAATTTCTTCAGGTAAGAGCAAACCCGCAATTTCCAGGGTCGCATCCAGTATCCCTCAGCAGGTCCAATCTACACTTTCTTTTTGTACACAAACCTCTCTCTTATCTCACTCCACTCTCTTCTCTCTGTACATTCCAACTACCTGAGTAAAAGCCAATTGGCTTTTTGATGTTAATTGTGCTATGTTCTTGAGATGCTTTGTCATTATGTACTAGCTCGTGTACCTTCTTTTGTTGAAGCAAGTGAGGCCTATTTTGGAATAGAATGGCCAAAAATTTCCAGGTTTAACATATGATTTATGCATGTAgtaatttgaaagaaaattggaATGGCATGCGCCTATTATTTATAGTCAAACTTATCAAATGTGAATTCACACCTTTGATACTGATAATGAAAGGTCCTTGATGGATGAGATGGAAGTGCAaggaatttttgtttttctttcatgcCCTGTCAaatgattataaatttaggCCTTTTTTGTATAATCCACCTTGAAAATGCAAGCATGGGACATAAATATTGAACTTTGACATGAATGtgtattgatatttttatcaagCCTTTGTTATACATATTCTTCTATTTACTGCTATTGATTACTGTTATACTGTCACACTACACTGAACTTGAAATGCAAGCAGGggaaataaatttgaattttcataTGAATGcgtattgatatttttatcaagCCTTGGTCATAgatcatatatcaaaaataaatttatcttttgctGCTATTGGTTACTTCTATAATGCCACATGCATTGATAAGCATTGGAGTGATTATTCCTCCCGTATTGTGAGTaataagaaagataaataaccCATTAGTATGGCAAGAAGCTAACAATGGTTGTGCTCATGTAGGTACATAAAAGCTAACAATGGTTGCTTCTAGGAAAAATATTGGAGTTTTCATTGTTcctattgttattattatcattacaataataacagtaataattgtaactattattattttttatttaatcaatgaTGCAACACATAGTCTTGGATACCTCTTTAAATTTCTTCTTGGATGAGATACATTGAAACACATGCTAGACTGGAGATTCACGGTAAAATGATTATTGATAAATCAGATGTAACCATAGATATTTTTGTGTAAGACTGGTGTAATTGCCAAAATTATGCTCTTTACGTGTACCTAATTCTACTGCAGCAATAGGATGTAATATGTGCGCAAGTGCATATTCACATTCTATGAAAAGGCTCTTTTTAGAAGTTGAACAACCCCTTTTCTTGATGAGTAGATATGTTGGGATTGCAAGGAGGTTTATCTGGCATAGCATTTAATGTATTGGAAACCTGATACTACAGATGatgcattttttttatctttttattttctcagaaCTAAAAAGTTGATTGGTATTTATTGGGTTGTCACTTCTTTTTGCTTGTTCATTTACCATTAGCATGTGCCAGAGTTAGTTGCCAACTTTTTATCCAAGTTTTCTCTGGGTCTTGTTTTGTAGGAATGGAAGTTGATTTCGGTGCAATTTTCCATTTTGTGGTGTGCAGGGATAATCTACAGCTATTAAGGCAGCGGTATTATTATGCAACGTGGAAAGCTGATGGGACCCGATACTTGATGCTAATTATGATGGATGGCTGTTATTTAATAGATAGGAGTTTTAATTTTCGAAGGCTCCAGATGAGGTTTCCTTGCAGAAGCACAGGCGAAGTATGTACTTgagcatttttctttctaagatGGTTTCTATATTACAACCTTATTAGTACAGCTTATTGATAGATAATTGTTCAcatgatttattttctttcctttcttttaagGGTTTAGCTGATAAGACGCACCACTGCACGTTACTTGACGGGGAAATGATTATAGATACCATGCCAGACTCACAGAAGCAGGAGAGAAGATACCTCATCTATGATGTGATGGCAATTAACCACGTTTCTGTTATAGAGGTTAGATTTGTGTGATATAATACCATgcttttgatttgatttttgattAATGATGAAGCATGTGGGATTGGGGcaattttctttctaactccatatagttattttttatttgttagttCTTTAATCTTATTTGCATTTCCCTATCAAAAGAGTCATTTTttccatataagaaatattcTTTTTGGAAATTGGAATTAGGTAGGTGATGAATATAAGTTTTTGTTTAgtgttagaagttgtatttatcccaCATCGCCTAGTTATTGGGCTGTTATAGTTTATATAAGTGGATTGGACACCCTCTTCCTTTGAGCTAGGTTTTGGGTATGAGTTCTACCTAAGCCCTTTTataatggtatcagagccggCCTTTTATTTGCAATGATGGGTTTGGACCCGGCCTGTTTGCATGTCACGCTAAGCATGAGGGAGAGTGCTAGAAGTTGTATTTGTCCCACATCACTTGGTTACTGGGCTGTTAAAGTGTATATAAGTGGATTTGGCATCCTCTTCCCTTGAGCTAGCTTTTGGGTATGAGTTCTACCCAAGCTCATTTATCATTTAGGAATGATAATTGTGTTGCCTTTATTTGTCAAAGTGAATACTGTGCAAACCCCTTTCTCCTTTGTAGTCTACTAATGGTTGatatgatttaaaatttccaGAGGCCTTTTTATGAACGATGGAAGATGCTTGAAAAAGAAGTGATTGAACCTCGAAACTATGAACGACACAATATTTACCAGAGCAAGAATCCTTATTACAGATATGACTTGGAACCATTCAGGGTATGTAATTGAAGATAACCAGTGTGGCATTGGCAGTATCTCTGACCCTTTGCTCCTCTGCATATgcaattatactaattatttgGTTTAAAGTTTTTGCCAGGTCAGGAGAAAGGATTTCTGGTTGCTTTCCACTGTTACCAAGCTTTTGAAGGAATTCATTCCAAAGCTTTCACATGATGCAGATGGTcttatttttcaggtgattagGATCAATAATAATAGGGTTTGCAGGATAGTATTGAGGGAGTACTGTTCTAAGGATGATATAAGCTTAAAATGTGTTGCATTAAGCATGCATGGGggagggtttttttttttttttttcctctatctctttttccttctaaGAAACTTGAGTGCTTATTATATTTGTCCTCGGTCCATTATTTACCAATGATCTAGCGATCATGATGCTTTTTGCAAATTACATTTtgttaaaatatgaataagtGCGATTACTCATTGTTTTACATGCCAGGGATGGGATGATCCCTATGTTCCTCGCACCCATGAAGGGCTCCTGAAGTGGAAATATCCGGAAATGAATTCAGTGGATTTTCTATTTGAGGTTCTTTTTTCAACTTCACAAACTTGGCAGTTGCCTTCAGTGCCTTTCCCTTTCTATCCCTTGCCTTGTTACCCTCAAATTCTGTTGACACCAAATTAAAATGTATTGACAGGTGGATGCTGATGATCGTCAGTTAATGTATCTGCATGAGCGAGGGAAAAAGAAGCTGATGGATGGGAACACGGTTGTATTCAGAGGttcatataattttctattctACCTTGCATCATAATCCCTTTCATCCAAATGAAACTTTCGAATCTGAAATTTATGCCATATGCTCTATGGAAACCTTCCTTTGAGGGAGGAATTGAAGTTTCAATAATCAGCATGGCATGTTTTGGCTACTGTTTTGTGCTTTTCATATACTCTGGGGTCCATTAATTTGGTTTGTATTCATGGCTCTGTTTTGAGTCCAATTCCAAATCTTAAACTTGCAGATGGTTCAGATCCTTCTTCGTACTCTGGAAAAATCGTTGAATGTTCTTGGGATTCAGAAGAACAAGTATGGGTTTGTATGCGGATCCGGACAGATAAGTCTACACCAAACGAGTTTAATACCTTCAGGAAGGTTCGTCTTGGTCACATTCTGTTTTATGAATACGAATGTCAGATTAAGTGTGATGGACTAATATGAGCTTCTTACTTCATTAAAAATAGGTGATGCGAAGTATCAGGGACAACATAACTGAGGACATCTTGTTGAACGAGATTTATGAGATTATTCGCCTGCCCATGTATGCTGATAGGATAAGAAATGAGAGTAAAGCTCATCAACATACAGCTTCTGTGCGGCGCAGGTGATGCACCACCATTATGGagggtttttcttcttgttttttctttcttgggcTTAATGATGGCCACTGATTGAAATGGCTATCAGATCTAGTGATGGCTCAAGTATGCTGGTTTTTGGTGGTCTACTTGGCTGAGGTTGGGTGAGCGTGTTATTTAGAGGGTCACTGGGATGCTATGTAATTAGTTGCAGCTTTTTCATTATAACCTCATAGTGTGTACTGTGCTGGTGAGTTCTATGATCCGGTTGGTACACTGGAATAGTTTTCTACATCAGTCGCGAAATTATGTCTAAATGATAGTTGTCCAGGTGAAGAGGATTAGGAATAGGATCACCATGTATATTATTattccccccccccccccccccctctATGTAGTGATTTCATAAGTTCCTTTCAAagttagccatttttttagaATTGGAGCCTAGTGTTTGGAACatggttttcttgtttttccGTCCATTTTACTTGCTTTTCAATGTGAATATCATTTTTGGAAATTGTCATTTGGTTCGTGTATGTGTTCTCTTGTGATTTTCTCCCTTACCATATACCTcctattttcttcttatttccCTCTGTTGCATATATTGCATACCCATGTATGTTCTTATTAATACTGGCCTCAACTGAAAACGGGTAGCAGCAGGTGATATCATGATAATAGCGGTCACATTTTGGTCTGATCCGTTCTGTTATTAAGCAAATAATACGCCTCTAAAACTACTATTCGGTGATTAGTAAGAGGGATCAACAAATATAGGAGCTAAATTCAATCACTTTGTATGTGCTTGGATTGCGAATGGCTTAAAAATTCATGCAGGAATACTGTAAAACGCCGGTGGGCAGAAGCTAAATCACGGCCTCGCAGGCGCTGAACATTGTCCTCAACCGCTCCACTAGGGGGTGTAATAGAAAAACTCAGGCTCCATCGAGTTTAAAAGCTGAGCGATAATTACTAGAAGAGATgattacaaatattttttccttttgcatttcttttcttcttttttctttttttcaaaataaatctCTTATTGATAGGCTTGTGGTGGAATATGAAATGACAAAAAATAATGACTTAATATTAATGGTATTACATTCtattttatacttttgatTCATAATCTTATATTACATAGCCAATTTAGTCTTTAAAATTTACTCATATAAATAACACATtaaccaattttttttttatattttgattcaatgaataactaaatttttatttttatttttatataacaatatataaaaatgagaataaaaaATGCTAGTTCTTAAAATGTAaagacaaaaatataaaataggaTAAATCTCAGTGGAATCtgtaattatttcttaaaaaattaagtaaaaaagaaacataaaatgGAGTCCATGAACCAAGCTTAAGAGTCGAGActcatcaatattttttaatctttttttggGTGACAAATGcgtatataattgattttcttttttaggggaaaatatataattgattttgggAGTAAATAAGAGGAAACAAAGCAAAATTACGTTTCgtcataatattattaatgtatTATTATGATACGAATTAATAGAGAGAGTTGAGAGGTAAGACCAAATAAAACTTGTGCCTTTTCAGGAATAAGCTAAGCTTAATTGGAATCTGAATCCCCTCGTCAATTAAACTTTGGCCCTGGCTTTCAGTTTGCTTCTTTACAGTGGCAGCTAAACAAGATCGCATGACTTCCACGGCGAAAACCactttaattttgttgatttcATTACTCTTTGCCTCTTGTTTAACTTATGGGGAGGAATCATCAAAGAATAAATTTCGGGAGCGAGAAGCAACCGATGATGCACTCGGTTATCCTGAAATGTGAGCCttcattttttaatcaatttaaaggtcttttttttcttttgtaaaattaGGTTTAATTTGGTAGTCGTTATTGTtttgtataaaatttttgtaGAGACGAGACTGCATTGTTGAATACGCAGTGCCCTAGAAATTTGGAGCTGAGATGGCAAACAGAAGTCAGCTCTAGCATTTATGCTTCTCCTTTGATTGCTGACATTAATAGGTAACTAATcagctttcttttcttctcttttctttttttcttttttgttaaattgtGGAATAAAGGTTTCActcttattaaaatatctcttAATTGTGAGTTgttctttgtgttttgtgttcttttccttttcagtGATGGGAAGCTTGATATAGTAGTTCCTTCTTTCGTTCACTACCTTGAAGTTCTTGAAGGTTCTGATGGTGACAAAATGCCAggtaaccttttttttttttccttaatgaCTTGggttgattttgaattttaatatatgatatagtgaacaaataatttttgtgtattttagttggtgaaaaataaaagctttagaCAATACTTATGTACTGTTCATTTCAATCTTCCAAGCCAAATACTATGCGTGATTGGTGggtaatatatatgtatatcaGGTTGGCCTGCTTTCCATCAGTCAACGGTGCATGCCAGTCCTCTTCTATATGATATTGACAAGGATGGTGTTAGAGAAATTGCTTTGGCTACTTACAATGGTGAAGTTCTCTTCTTCAGGTACTTCATTCAAGAATTATTCGTTGCAATTGTTACCTGGTTATTGTGTGTTAATGTTGTTTGTATGTAAACTCACAGCTGGTGtatctcatattaattttagggtATCGGGCTATATGATGACAGAGAAACTGGTGGTACCTCGTAGGAGGGTTAGAAAAGATTGGCATGTGGGTTTGAATCCTGACCCTGTAGATCGTTCTCAGCCAGATGTTCATGATGACCAACTTGTCTTTGAGGCTATGGAAAAGAAATCAGAGTCTCGTGAGTTTAACTTACTTGATTCAAATTGGTTGTGCACCTCCCACTGTTGCTGCTAATTTTGTGTACTTATTGTAGCTCACATCTTTTTTCTAACTGAGCTGGCTTCCTATACCCTGAGTTTCTTTTCAAGCGGGCTGAATGCtacttttctttccttatcactTCACATACTATGGCACAGATTAATGTTAGatgcttttcttcttttttcgaAATTACAGACATGAGAGTTGGCAATtcccttttttattattgttttggtAGTAGCAGTATGAACCTGGGAATCCTGACATAGATGCGTATTGCATCCTTTTGTTAATGATGTTTATTTTGGGCTTGTTTTGACAAGAGATCACAAAATTTCTTCTCTAAATTTGAAGGATATCCTGAACATCTGTTAGATATTCCAGTCTTATGCAATAGCAATGCCATCTCTTCTTAAATGAGTTGACAATATCATTGAGTATTGTTATTCTGTAGAAACAACTGGAAGCACGCATGGTAGCACTCCAGAAAAGAACAGTGCAATTTCTGCATCAACAGAAAGTACAATTCCACAAAGTGTAACTGTTCCTGTAAACGAGAATCAGACAGATCCCATCATCAAACTGCCCATAAACATGGATAATTCTTCTAAAGATACCATGTCAGCTGGACTAAATAATCCTGAGAATGGGAACAACACTGAATCAGTTGGAACCAATACTACTGAGAAGGGAACAAAAACTGGGAGACGACTCCTGGAAGATGACAAGACCAAGGATTCCCAGGAAGGTAGTTTGGAGTCGGGAGAGAACAACAGTGAGAATGTTCATGAAGCAACTGTGGAGAATGATGAAGGGTTGGAAGCAGATGCAGACTCTTCTTTTGAGTTATTCCGTGATACCGATGAATTGGCTGATGAGTATAGTTATGATTATGATGATTATGTTGATGATACCATGTGGGGAGATGAGGAGTGGACCGAGGAGAAGCATGAGAAATTGGAGGATTATGTCAATATTGATTCACATATCTTGTGCACTCCTGTGAGTATAGAGCTTAATTACATTAAATGTTTTTAATGGATGAACCTTTCTTGATGGATGCAATATCTAGCACTGAAATGCAATTTGGCTCACTTATTCTTTTCAGGTCATAGCAGACATTGATAATGATGGGGTATCAGAAATTATTGTTGCAGTTTCATACTTCTTTGATCATGAGTGAGTTTTCTTtaaatcattatatatatgtgcATGTGCACACGCATATGTGTCTCCTATAGTCTTCTATACCGAAAGGTCAAGATTGATTTTCAATGAACTTGAGCAGCATAAAATTTGTTATAGACTACAATTCAATGGCCCAACACTTCTCTTTATTATTCAAGTGCATCAATAATGGTTTTACACAATTGACAGGTACTATGACAATCCAGAGCATTTGAAAGAACTAGGAGGCATTGATATTGGAAAATATGTTGCTGGTTCTATTGTTGTATTTAACCTTGATACAAAGCAAGTTAAGTGGACTAAAGAATTGGATCTAAGTACAGATACTTCAACTTTCCgtgcatatatatattcatcCCCCACAGTTGTAGATTTGGATGGGGATGGGAATTTGGACATTCTTGTTGGAACTTCATTTGGCTTATTCTATGTCCTAGATCATCATGGTAAAGTCTAAGAATGCATTCTGCTTCTCTATCCCTGcccttttaattatttatttgagatGTTTATAACTTCcataaaatttttgaagatGATACTCTCTTACAAATAtgccttttattttcattcacATATCACTTGTTTCTGAATTCTCATGACTTCCTtggaaatgcatataatgatcGAGATACATTCCTATATCGTGCCTTGCTATCATTCTGTATAATTATTGATACTCGGTGCTTTTATGTCACTCTTTTCAAGGCATTCTGTTCTTACTGTTACTTCATCCGGTTCTCATGCCTGCATTTGCATATGCTGAGCTGGAGTTTGactccttttctttctaatttctgTTCCTTTGTCAATATTTCTTTCCTTGTCTGGTAATGTTTTGGGAGAATTGGTaataaaaagatgaagaaataAGTATTTGGTCTCTTACCATGATATTTGGTCTGGCCTACTTTTGGATCCATGCTCTTCCTTATAGATGTCATTTTTTTGACTGATGACTTTGATTTGGAATTTTAGTTGTagtcttcttttcttccttattTTGGAGGTTCTTAATGTGCATATTCTTGGTCTGAATAGGTAGCATCCCCTTTTGGTGCCTTTGGTAGTGTagttaattttacttattgGGAAAGGACAGGAAGAATAAAATtcgtttttttaatttatgtgtGGAGGCTAAAGATTTAGATGTTCAGAACACTGAGAAACACAGATCTCAAGGTCTGGTAATGATTAAAGAGAAGAAAACTAAAGTCGGgaagatttttctttgattaaaCTATTTCTACtagttttttgaaaaaatggaTTCTACATAGCCCTGAACTGGaggaatgaaagaaaagaatccaTAAGGCTAATACCGTCTAGTTTAGGATTATAGTTTATGTGAGTTTTCAAGTTAAAGTATTTCTAATTTTGCAATCTACTTGATTTAGCTCTCCAGAGTACTTCGGGGCTAAaaccttcttttccttttcattcaggaaatataagagaaaaatttCCTCTTGAAATGGCTGAAATTCAAGGTGCCGTAGTTGCAGCAGATATTAATGATGAtggaaaaatagaattagtgACTACAGATACACATGGAAATGTTGCTGCATGGACTTCACAAGGAAAAGAGATTTGGGAGAGACATCTTAAGAGTCTTGTTTCCCAGGTCAGTTGGAATCTCACATTTTGCAAAGGGTACTTTCTTCTCTTTGATTGAAATATGGGTTCAGTCAATACAGGGTAACTGCATACTGTATATTCTAGTTGATTCCTCAGTGAAGGTGGCTGATTGGTTGATAGAAAAAGTGTCTTgcacattttttaaaatattaggaACTAATTATCTGTTTTTCCCCCTTTTTTGGGGGTCAAGTTATCTGATTTCATTAACATGAATTACACTGTTTTACTCAATGAATTGCTAGTAATTAAAGTAATCATGCTTACTTATAAATTCAAATGATGTGCAAGTAACTTTTGAATTCTATATTTCTAGGAAACCAGTAAAGCATATCAAGGATTAAGTGGCTgagttaatttctttttcattttggtTGTTACTTGTAACCAGTGTTccagtttttcttttgcttggAGAGATTTTTGAATATTTCCCTGGCTAGTAGGATATCGTTTTATTCTTTGAGAAGTATGTTATGTATCTGAAACGAGGGATTCTCTGCTCTAGTCTTTTCACTGAACAGATAGAATTGGCGTATT
Coding sequences within:
- the LOC8262595 gene encoding mRNA-capping enzyme; translation: MVVTMDLNVSPLPEDEEENFEEHVEKFTAPAEHFETAVETARREREERRKRLRHERSDDRPVHVSRPPAQDQYFPTKHFKTYDKTKLPPGWLDCPASGQEIFGIIPSKVPLGEAYNDCVPPGKRYSFKQVIHQQRVLGRKLGLVIDLTNTTRYYTTTDLKKEGIKHVKIQCRGRDSVPDNASVNSFVYEVTQFFTRQKSKKYVLVHCTHGHNRTGYMVVHYIMRTMSMSVTQAIKLFAEARPPGIYKPDYIKTLYEFYHETKPEMVVCPPTPEWKRSSDLDLNGEAVPDDDDDGGSAAPLHDNHETDAVMTNDDVLGDEVPNDQLDALRMSCYQLLKLNFPVRANPQFPGSHPVSLSRDNLQLLRQRYYYATWKADGTRYLMLIMMDGCYLIDRSFNFRRLQMRFPCRSTGEGLADKTHHCTLLDGEMIIDTMPDSQKQERRYLIYDVMAINHVSVIERPFYERWKMLEKEVIEPRNYERHNIYQSKNPYYRYDLEPFRVRRKDFWLLSTVTKLLKEFIPKLSHDADGLIFQGWDDPYVPRTHEGLLKWKYPEMNSVDFLFEVDADDRQLMYLHERGKKKLMDGNTVVFRDGSDPSSYSGKIVECSWDSEEQVWVCMRIRTDKSTPNEFNTFRKVMRSIRDNITEDILLNEIYEIIRLPMYADRIRNESKAHQHTASVRRR
- the LOC8262594 gene encoding protein DEFECTIVE IN EXINE FORMATION 1, encoding MTSTAKTTLILLISLLFASCLTYGEESSKNKFREREATDDALGYPEIDETALLNTQCPRNLELRWQTEVSSSIYASPLIADINSDGKLDIVVPSFVHYLEVLEGSDGDKMPGWPAFHQSTVHASPLLYDIDKDGVREIALATYNGEVLFFRVSGYMMTEKLVVPRRRVRKDWHVGLNPDPVDRSQPDVHDDQLVFEAMEKKSESQTTGSTHGSTPEKNSAISASTESTIPQSVTVPVNENQTDPIIKLPINMDNSSKDTMSAGLNNPENGNNTESVGTNTTEKGTKTGRRLLEDDKTKDSQEGSLESGENNSENVHEATVENDEGLEADADSSFELFRDTDELADEYSYDYDDYVDDTMWGDEEWTEEKHEKLEDYVNIDSHILCTPVIADIDNDGVSEIIVAVSYFFDHEYYDNPEHLKELGGIDIGKYVAGSIVVFNLDTKQVKWTKELDLSTDTSTFRAYIYSSPTVVDLDGDGNLDILVGTSFGLFYVLDHHGNIREKFPLEMAEIQGAVVAADINDDGKIELVTTDTHGNVAAWTSQGKEIWERHLKSLVSQGPTVGDVDGDGRTDVVVPTISGNIYVLSGKDGSIVRPYPYRTHGRVMNQVLLVDLSKRGEKSKGLSLVTTSFDGYLYLIDGPTSCADVVDIGETSYSTVLADNVDGGDDLDLIVTTMNGNVFCFSTPVPHHPLKAWRSANQGRNNVANRYNREGVYITPSSRAFRDEEGKNFWLEIEIVDKYRYPSGSQAPYKVSTTLLVPGNYQGERRIKQNETFDRPGKYRIKLPTVGVRTTGTVLVEMVDKNGLYFSDEFSLTFHMYYYKLLKWLLVLPMLGMFGVLVILRPQEAMPLPSFSRNTDL